The DNA segment AGGTAAAAAAGCGGATATAATTGCCTTGAGACTGCCTGAAGATTTAACTAAAGAGAAATTATATGAATTTATAGTAACAAATGCAAAAAAGGTTATATTAAATATGGTAGATGGGAACTTCTTAAGATTTGAAGTTTAGAAGTTATAAAGTTCTTAAGTTAAAAATTGGTAACTGGTAATTAGTGATTGGTAACTAATTATCAGTTACTAATTACTAAAGGTCCGTAAAATGAAAATAGCCATAAGTGGTAAAGGAGGCGTTGGCAAAACAACATTAAGTGTTTTGTTAGCCTCATTGTATGTTGAAGAAGGAAAAAAAACCTTATTAGTCGATGCAGACCCGGATAGTAATTTAGCCGCTTGTCTTGGACTTTCACAAGAAATAGTCAATCAAATTACGCCTATTTCTAAAATGAAAGCACTTATTGAAGAACGCACCGGGGCAAAATTAGACCAGACAGGAACTTTATTTAAAATAAACCCCCAGGTAAATGATATTCCTGATAGATTTAGTCTAAATTTTAATGGGATTAAACTTTTAATTATGGGGACTGTTGAAAAAGGTAAATCTGGTTGTATGTGTCCGGCTAATACCCTTCTTAAAAATTTAATGAAAGAACTCTTAGTTAAAAAAGATGAGGTAGTTATTTTAGACATGGAGGCAGGAATTGAACATTTAGGCAGAGCGACGGCAGGTAATGTTGATGTATTTTTAGTCGTAGTAGAACCTGGACTTAGAAGTATTCACACCGCTAAAAATATTCAAAGATTAGCCAGAGATATTGGAATTAAAAATGTCCTGATTGTGAGCAATAAGGTAAGAAATGAACAGGATTACAGTATCATCACCCAGGAGGTAAAACCTCTTGAAATTATTGGTTCTATTTCATATCATGAAGAATTAATCAAAGCCGACCTCATGGGAAAAGGTATATTACCTATCCCAAATCCAAAAATTAAAGAAGAGATAGAAAATATAAAGTATATGATAAAAAGAAGTGAAGAAAGAGGAGAAGAGAGTAACGGTAAAGATGGGATACAATTTTAGTAGCTGTTCACCGCACAGACACAGAGACGCAGAGAAAAAAATTAAAATCTATTCACCAGAGACAGAAATTTCCTTTTTTTGTGTGCCTTTCGGGTCTTTCGTTGTTTATTAATCTTCTAATACTTACTTTTAACTAACTGTTTTTAAGCCTTTTTAAACACCGAAAAACGCGATAAACACGAAAAAAAAGTAACCGTTCACCGCAGAGACACAGAGACGCAGAGAAAAAATTAAAATTTATTGATAACTATTCAGCCACAGATGGACACAGATGAAACACTGATTTTATTTTTTATCCGTGCTAATCCGTGTTAATCAGTGGCTGAATAGTTACTTTATTTCTATGTTTTCTCTGTTCCTCTGCGTCTCTGCGGTAAAGGATTACTTGAACGGTTACCAATTTTATTCTTCTTGAACGACTCTGAGAACCTCCTCTACGGTAGTTACTCCTCTTTGCACCTTTTGAAAACCATCTTCTTGCATAGTTTTCATTCCTGATTTAATAGCAAGTTCTTTTATTTTATGAGCATTAGTCTTTTGGAGTATTAATTCTTGTAATTCATCATTTATCAGCAGTAATTCAAATATACCTATTCTTCCTTTAAAGGCAGAGTAATTGCACTTTTCACAACCACGTCCTTTAAGAAGTGTTTTTGAATGAAACTCTTTGA comes from the bacterium genome and includes:
- a CDS encoding AAA family ATPase — translated: MKIAISGKGGVGKTTLSVLLASLYVEEGKKTLLVDADPDSNLAACLGLSQEIVNQITPISKMKALIEERTGAKLDQTGTLFKINPQVNDIPDRFSLNFNGIKLLIMGTVEKGKSGCMCPANTLLKNLMKELLVKKDEVVILDMEAGIEHLGRATAGNVDVFLVVVEPGLRSIHTAKNIQRLARDIGIKNVLIVSNKVRNEQDYSIITQEVKPLEIIGSISYHEELIKADLMGKGILPIPNPKIKEEIENIKYMIKRSEERGEESNGKDGIQF